TACTACATTTACAACAAAAACTCTCGGGTCAATTACAAGATCGAGGATATACAAGCGAAACTTCATTTTTGTTTCGATTCGTCTCCTGTTTTGTCTCTCTTCTTgttcttctatctatctatggtggtttgattttttttttgtattagACATAGTAAATCATGCCGACCTCGAGGGTGGAGGCGTGAGGGATGGTGACGGCGTAGTTGGGGCCGCGGCTGTTGCGGCGGAGGAAGTCGTAGCAGAAGTTGATGACCAGCCGCCGGAAGAAGCTGGAGCCGCTCTTGGCCTTGACGTAGGAGTGGCCGAGGATGAACGCCATGCCGGCCTCGCGCGCGTCCATCAGCTCCTGCAGCTCCTCCCGCACGCCGGCGTCCGGCCgcgggctcgccgccggcagcacgAACCGCACCCTCTTCctcggcgccaccaccaccggcggcggcgacggcgacggcgacatgatctcccttgcgccgccgccgccgcgcgagctgcctctgccgctgccgctgccgctgccgccgacggtgtcctccgacgacggcgcccccgcgccgccgtcctcctccatcATCCGAATGCTGCCGGAGGGGATGACGGAcatccgctcctcctcctctttctccgactcctccgcgccgccgccgcagacgtTCTTGGGCTTGGAAGAGGCCGCggcgtcggccgcggcggcggcgccggagcggaTGAACTCCGCGACGCTGCAGACGAGCTCCTTCTCGAACTCCTGATCGTCCTTGTGCACGTCGTGGTAGCCGTACCTGACAATGCACCGGTAGATTCTGTACTCCTTGGGGCCAATTCTTCCGACGAGGAACCTCTCCTCCGGCGAGACATGCGGTATCGGGACGTTCTTGATGCAGAGGAAGATGAGCACCTGATCAtcatcaagaagaagaagatgatgagcaCTGTAACcaaaattctgaatttctgaacaATGACAACAACTTCAGAAGGCGAGGAATGATGGCTGATGAGCAAGATTACTTGATGAAATGCAGGTAGGTTGGTGACGAAATGCGAGAAGATTGCCGGGATCCCAGAGTCGAGCTCGGTGTGGATGAGGCCGATGCCGCGGACTCGGACAATGCCGAGGTTGGGGCTGAGGCCAAGGAGCCAGTTGATGGAGACCTTGTTCTGGAGATCGAACTCATACTTCTTGATGGTGCCATAGTGCCAGATGCACATTATCGCCATGAAGATGAAGGCCAGCACAATTGGGACCCAGGCTCCTTCTCTGAACTTGATGAGTGATGCTGAGAAGTAGAGTGCCTCAATGGTGCCGAAGAAGATGATGAAGCCGAATGCGAGGAAGATGCTCTTGTGCCAACACAGAACTATCACCAGGGACATCAGACATGTCGTGACCAGCATAACGGTTATAACCGCCAATCCTGTTCAAAGGACAACTATTGCATATCAGACAAATTCCTTACTCATTAGCTTCAGTATGCATAGGTAATTCGAACATGGAATAATCAGGTGGTTTGATATGTCAAAAACTAAAACAAGTGGTACATACCTGACGCATTGCCCAGGTGTTTTGTGTCTCTGAAACCAATGGTAATAGCTAAGCACAGTATCATCAGGATCCAATTGATCTCAGGGATGTAAATTTGCCCGTGTACTTTGTCAGATGTGTGAACTATCTTCACCCGAGGAAAGCAGCCGAGAGCGGTGCACTGCTTGATCATTGAGAATGTGCCAGTGATAACAGCTTGGCTCCCGACAACTGCTGCAAGAATGGCAATTGCCAGAACTGGCCACCTAATTTTCTCTGAGGATggaaaacttttaaatattAATAAACAGTACTAGGAGAATGATATAATATCGATTTCGCTGTTGATGAAAGATCTGGAGAACATGACTTGCCAGGCACAGACACATAGAACCCGATCCTGTAGTCACTTTCAATGATGTGATGCTTACACAGATAAGCAGCTTGCCCCATGTATGCAAGGATCAAGGATGGGTAAACCATGCAAGTAAAAGCAATCTGCAATCAGGAAATGCTTATCAGAGACAAAACTATTGACCGCATGTCCGCATATTGCTACTATGATGAAACCAAGTAAAACAAAACATTGAGATTGCACTCTATTTCATCACCTGTATCGACAGCTGATTAAAATGCCCCAGATCTGCAAACATTGCTTCAGAACCTGAAAAACAACACTCAAGTTAGTAAAGTTGTACACTTCAGAGATCATTGGCATATGGTAGAAAATGGTTGTTGATCATAGTACCAGTGATACATAACAATATTCCTCCCAGTGACATCCAACCTCCTCTCTGCGTCTTCTTCAAAAACTTGTACATATAATATGGAGATAACGCTCGATAGACATTGGGCTCCCAATGCACGATATTGTAAACACCAATCATGCTTATACATAGAAGCCATGTAATCACAATTGGTGCAAAAAGGAACCCCACCCGGTGTGTACCATAGTGTTGCAGACAAAACAGGCAAACCAGTACAAAACAAGCAATAGGAACCTCCACATCTGCAGATTCAAATCagtaaaaaaaactttgcaCAGTTAGTAATGggttaaaaaagaaacaaaacatATTAGCAAAACAAGAATCAGAATAAAAGCACATGCTTAAATGATTAAAAGTCAAAATAGAGTTTCTTTACTCCGCACTTCAGAATTCAGCACTTATTTTATTACTTTCAGCATGTGTAGCTTCCATTTTCCAGAATTTCCGAACCTTATTACCACTAGCTGA
The Oryza sativa Japonica Group chromosome 6, ASM3414082v1 DNA segment above includes these coding regions:
- the LOC4341573 gene encoding potassium transporter 10 gives rise to the protein MKSPSPVDPESPSSPDCKGGSSSKRRRLPWRMTMSLAYQSLGVVYGDLSTSPLYVYKAAFAEDIQHSETNEEILGVLSFVFWTLTLVPLLKYVCVVLRADDNGEGGTFALYSLLCRHARAALLPPGGGGGGGEPGDEDQFLDAGADKKAAANGNALALSGRGGGGGAAAGVRRLLERHKVLQRVLLVLALVGTCMVIGDGVLTPAISVFSAVSGLELSMEKHQHKYVEVPIACFVLVCLFCLQHYGTHRVGFLFAPIVITWLLCISMIGVYNIVHWEPNVYRALSPYYMYKFLKKTQRGGWMSLGGILLCITGSEAMFADLGHFNQLSIQIAFTCMVYPSLILAYMGQAAYLCKHHIIESDYRIGFYVSVPEKIRWPVLAIAILAAVVGSQAVITGTFSMIKQCTALGCFPRVKIVHTSDKVHGQIYIPEINWILMILCLAITIGFRDTKHLGNASGLAVITVMLVTTCLMSLVIVLCWHKSIFLAFGFIIFFGTIEALYFSASLIKFREGAWVPIVLAFIFMAIMCIWHYGTIKKYEFDLQNKVSINWLLGLSPNLGIVRVRGIGLIHTELDSGIPAIFSHFVTNLPAFHQVLIFLCIKNVPIPHVSPEERFLVGRIGPKEYRIYRCIVRYGYHDVHKDDQEFEKELVCSVAEFIRSGAAAAADAAASSKPKNVCGGGAEESEKEEEERMSVIPSGSIRMMEEDGGAGAPSSEDTVGGSGSGSGRGSSRGGGGAREIMSPSPSPPPVVVAPRKRVRFVLPAASPRPDAGVREELQELMDAREAGMAFILGHSYVKAKSGSSFFRRLVINFCYDFLRRNSRGPNYAVTIPHASTLEVGMIYYV